From Vreelandella neptunia, the proteins below share one genomic window:
- a CDS encoding glycine betaine ABC transporter substrate-binding protein, whose product MKHRTLNLRIRLASLALLAGAGVAVSSAAQAEEEKGTVNLAYVEWSSEVASTNVIAAVLEQAGYEVDLTSLSAAAMFQALSTGDADAIVAAWLPTTHADYMERLGDSIEDLGPNLDGTKLGLVVPEYTDVDSIADLNDNADSFNGEIIGIDPGAGLMALSEEVVDTYDLELDLRSGSGATMTAALASAINNEEDVVVTGWTPHWMFARFDLKYLEDPENVYGGAEQIHTAVRQGLEDDMPEAYAILDAFEWTPEQMGEVMLMNQEDGSDPYENAKQWVEDNQDVVAEWLDS is encoded by the coding sequence ATGAAACATCGCACATTGAACCTTCGTATCCGTCTTGCTTCACTGGCACTGCTAGCAGGTGCAGGCGTTGCCGTCAGCAGCGCAGCCCAGGCCGAAGAAGAGAAAGGCACGGTTAACTTGGCCTACGTGGAGTGGTCTTCCGAAGTCGCTTCTACTAACGTCATTGCCGCGGTACTTGAGCAAGCAGGCTATGAGGTTGATTTAACGTCACTCTCAGCGGCGGCCATGTTCCAAGCCCTCTCCACTGGCGATGCGGACGCCATCGTTGCCGCTTGGCTGCCGACCACTCACGCCGATTACATGGAGCGCCTGGGTGATAGCATTGAAGACCTCGGCCCCAATCTGGACGGCACCAAGCTGGGCCTTGTGGTTCCAGAGTATACTGACGTCGACTCGATTGCTGACCTTAACGATAACGCCGACAGCTTTAATGGCGAGATCATCGGTATTGACCCCGGTGCAGGCCTAATGGCGCTCTCCGAAGAGGTTGTGGATACCTATGACCTTGAGCTGGATCTGCGTAGCGGCAGCGGTGCTACCATGACGGCAGCCCTAGCCAGCGCAATTAATAACGAAGAAGACGTTGTTGTTACCGGCTGGACGCCCCACTGGATGTTTGCCCGTTTCGATCTCAAATACCTAGAAGACCCTGAGAACGTCTATGGCGGTGCAGAGCAGATCCACACTGCGGTTCGCCAAGGCCTGGAAGACGACATGCCAGAAGCCTATGCCATTCTCGACGCTTTCGAGTGGACGCCTGAGCAGATGGGCGAGGTCATGCTGATGAACCAGGAAGATGGCAGTGACCCCTATGAGAATGCGAAGCAGTGGGTTGAAGATAACCAGGACGTGGTCGCAGAGTGGCTTGATAGCTAA
- a CDS encoding quaternary amine ABC transporter ATP-binding protein: MDETRPVKIKVRGLSKVFGKHPQKAIELRNQGMKRPEILEKSGQTLGLSNISFDVYEGELLVIMGLSGSGKSTLIRCLNRLIETTEGEIIIDGENIPTLKEKALLECRRRHFSMVFQNFALFPHRTVQQNAEFGLEIRGVEKSERHQIAHTALKQVGLEGWEDAYPNQLSGGMQQRVGLARALANDATVLLMDEAFSALDPLIRKDMQQELLQLQSKMQKTTVFITHDLDEALNIGDRIVLLKDGEVVQIGTPEEILTKPADDYVRRFIEGVDRARILTAESAMRPLRSTARESDGPRTALHRMRDHAIDSIYVVDRDRRLLGLLEADAAGRAIQEGSDSIIPYLTQDFRKVPMDEPLHNLFAMFSEKSFPIAVIDKQEQLLGVVVKGAVLDELARAGEQ; the protein is encoded by the coding sequence ATGGACGAGACACGACCCGTCAAAATTAAAGTTCGCGGATTAAGTAAAGTCTTTGGTAAGCACCCCCAAAAAGCCATTGAGCTACGTAATCAGGGAATGAAGCGCCCCGAAATTCTGGAGAAATCCGGCCAGACGCTAGGGCTATCCAATATTTCATTTGATGTCTATGAAGGCGAGCTGCTCGTCATCATGGGACTTTCGGGGTCAGGCAAATCGACCTTGATCCGCTGTCTTAACCGTCTGATTGAGACCACCGAAGGTGAAATCATTATCGACGGCGAAAACATCCCGACGCTGAAAGAGAAAGCGTTGCTGGAGTGCCGCCGCCGCCACTTCTCTATGGTATTTCAAAATTTCGCGCTATTTCCCCACCGCACTGTGCAGCAAAATGCCGAGTTCGGTTTGGAAATTCGCGGCGTAGAGAAATCAGAGCGGCACCAAATTGCTCATACTGCATTGAAGCAAGTGGGCCTGGAGGGCTGGGAAGACGCCTACCCGAATCAGCTTTCAGGCGGTATGCAGCAGCGCGTTGGCCTAGCCCGCGCACTGGCAAACGATGCCACCGTGCTGTTAATGGATGAAGCCTTCTCAGCGCTTGACCCGCTAATTCGTAAAGACATGCAGCAAGAGCTTTTGCAGCTGCAATCCAAAATGCAAAAGACCACGGTCTTCATCACCCACGATTTGGATGAGGCGCTCAACATTGGCGACCGTATCGTGCTGCTAAAAGATGGCGAAGTGGTGCAGATCGGCACGCCGGAAGAGATTCTGACCAAGCCCGCGGATGACTACGTGCGACGCTTTATCGAAGGCGTTGACCGAGCGCGTATCCTGACCGCAGAGAGCGCCATGCGGCCACTGCGCTCCACCGCGCGAGAAAGCGATGGCCCACGCACAGCACTACACCGCATGCGCGACCATGCTATCGACTCCATTTATGTGGTTGATCGCGATCGCCGCTTACTCGGGCTACTAGAGGCCGACGCCGCCGGCCGGGCCATTCAAGAGGGTTCCGATTCGATCATCCCCTACTTAACTCAGGATTTCCGCAAAGTCCCGATGGATGAGCCGCTGCACAATCTGTTCGCCATGTTTAGTGAAAAGAGCTTCCCTATCGCCGTCATTGATAAGCAGGAACAGTTACTCGGCGTAGTGGTAAAAGGCGCTGTACTCGACGAACTGGCACGAGCAGGAGAGCAATAA
- a CDS encoding ABC transporter permease, which translates to MDIPRIPLGDWIEGGLTWLTSEYSMVTRGISRFTQTGIDVLNDGLMWLPEWALLALIALLCWKLAGPRLAIGAVAGLALIWNLGLWNPMIETLTLVVFATMVAVVIALPVGIAAALSNRLYRVIMPILDFMQTMPAFVYLIPAIPFFGIGSVSAIFATVIFSMPPAIRFTTLGIRQVPVELIEAADAYGATRGQKLFKVQLPLSLPTVMAGINQTIMLALSMVVIAAMIGADGLGSEVWRAIQRLRPGDGFEAGIAVVILAMLLDRLTQSLRKTRQ; encoded by the coding sequence ATGGATATCCCACGCATTCCACTAGGCGATTGGATTGAAGGCGGCCTGACTTGGTTGACCAGCGAATACTCTATGGTTACCCGGGGCATCTCTCGTTTTACTCAAACCGGCATCGATGTTTTAAACGACGGTTTGATGTGGCTGCCCGAGTGGGCGCTACTCGCATTGATCGCGCTGCTCTGCTGGAAGCTGGCGGGCCCTCGTCTAGCAATCGGCGCCGTCGCCGGTTTGGCTCTGATCTGGAACCTGGGCCTCTGGAACCCGATGATTGAGACGCTCACGCTGGTAGTGTTCGCTACCATGGTGGCCGTGGTCATCGCACTACCTGTAGGCATTGCGGCGGCGCTCTCCAATCGGCTTTACAGGGTCATTATGCCGATTCTGGACTTTATGCAGACCATGCCAGCGTTCGTTTATTTGATTCCAGCTATTCCATTCTTCGGGATTGGTTCGGTGTCGGCGATTTTTGCCACGGTGATTTTCTCAATGCCCCCGGCTATTCGCTTTACTACGCTGGGCATTCGCCAAGTACCGGTGGAGTTGATTGAGGCCGCCGACGCCTACGGTGCCACCCGTGGCCAAAAGCTATTCAAAGTACAGCTACCGCTGTCACTGCCCACGGTCATGGCAGGTATCAACCAGACCATTATGCTAGCTCTCTCCATGGTGGTTATTGCCGCCATGATTGGTGCGGATGGTCTAGGCAGCGAAGTATGGCGCGCTATTCAGCGCTTGCGCCCTGGCGATGGCTTTGAAGCGGGTATCGCGGTGGTCATCCTGGCCATGCTGCTTGACCGCCTGACCCAATCGCTTAGAAAAACACGTCAGTAG
- a CDS encoding universal stress protein: protein MFNNIMVPVDLAHLETLEPALSVVADLAKQYDAHITYVSVTANTPTSVARTPQEYEQKLEAFAQERHKVHGQPVSSKVYSSTDPMANIDTLLEKAIDEVGADLVMMATHLPRHLDIVMPSHGGKVATHTNASVFLIRLAQ, encoded by the coding sequence ATGTTTAATAACATTATGGTGCCGGTAGACCTTGCCCACCTTGAAACACTGGAACCCGCGTTAAGCGTTGTAGCCGACCTTGCCAAACAATATGACGCCCATATCACCTATGTCAGCGTCACGGCCAATACACCCACAAGCGTCGCCCGCACTCCCCAGGAGTATGAGCAAAAGCTCGAGGCTTTTGCGCAAGAGCGACATAAGGTTCATGGTCAACCGGTAAGTAGCAAGGTATACAGCTCAACAGACCCTATGGCGAATATCGACACACTACTTGAGAAAGCTATTGACGAAGTAGGGGCTGACTTAGTAATGATGGCAACTCATCTGCCGCGGCATTTGGATATTGTCATGCCTTCGCATGGTGGCAAAGTAGCAACTCACACTAACGCCTCTGTCTTCTTAATTCGTCTGGCTCAATAA